The genomic interval TTATTCCATCTTTCAAAGATTTTGTATAAAAATTAAGTAACAATCCAAGTTTGCATCCTGACAACTTCATATAAGTTAATATCTGTGCAATATGGACATCATTAAATGCTTCAACAACCTTTAGTTCAATTACAACCTTGTTTTCAACCAGAAGATCAATTCTATACCCACACTCTAATTTTACTTCTTCATAAACCAATGGTAAAGGCTTTTCTTTCTCCACTCTTAATCCCAACTTATTAATTTCATAAGCTAAACATTCCCTGTAAGCGCTTTCAAGTAAACCAGGTCCCAAAGCAGTATGGACATTGAAGGCACAGTCAAGTATTATTTTACTTATTTCATTTTCATTCATAGTTACGTCTGATAC from Elusimicrobiota bacterium carries:
- a CDS encoding GxxExxY protein; protein product: MNENEISKIILDCAFNVHTALGPGLLESAYRECLAYEINKLGLRVEKEKPLPLVYEEVKLECGYRIDLLVENKVVIELKVVEAFNDVHIAQILTYMKLSGCKLGLLLNFYTKSLKDGIKRLIL